CCGACGTTGCCGCCTATTTCAAGGCCCATCGGATAGCACACCCCGGACTCAAGGCAGTCATGAAATTCATCACGGACTGGAGCAATCCGTTCTTCTATGCGCTCTATGCCGTCATGCTCATCGTGGCCATAAAAAACCGCAACCATGAACGACTGCGTTTCGTCCTTGTCCTACTCGTAGTACAGGCCATCGTGGCCGGACTGTGTGTTCATTTCCTGAAAATGACCATAGGCCGTCCCCGCCCCGGACAGGGCGAATGGTTCGAACCGCTCTCCACAAGCGGTACACAGCACTCCCTGCCGTCAGGGCATACCACCGAAATCACAGGGTGGACCCTGCCGCTGGTTCAACGCCTGAATCGCACATGGATCACCGCACTTTTGGGTTTATTCATCGGAACTGTCGGCTTTTCCAGAATATATCTCGGTTGGCATCATCCCTCTGATGTCTTCTTCGCCTGGCTGCT
The genomic region above belongs to uncultured Pseudodesulfovibrio sp. and contains:
- a CDS encoding phosphatase PAP2 family protein, which produces MRRHSLTQWALFSTPLLILLAIVWFGFHTEADVAAYFKAHRIAHPGLKAVMKFITDWSNPFFYALYAVMLIVAIKNRNHERLRFVLVLLVVQAIVAGLCVHFLKMTIGRPRPGQGEWFEPLSTSGTQHSLPSGHTTEITGWTLPLVQRLNRTWITALLGLFIGTVGFSRIYLGWHHPSDVFFAWLLGSVGGFATTIIAGSTLFRKKARQ